Proteins encoded within one genomic window of Spiribacter curvatus:
- a CDS encoding amino acid ABC transporter substrate-binding protein, which produces MKKTIMTMGLAATGLLAFAGSAQAATLEEVRDAGEMRCGVSNGLPGFSQPDSSGNWSGIDVDTCRAVAAAVLGDADAVEFIPLTAAERFTALQSGEIDMLSRNTTWTTTRDASLGLNFTGTNYYDGQGFLIKTALGVDSAYDLDGAAVCTQAGTTTELNLADFFRANDMEYDAIVFDTSEASAQGFDNNRCDVLTSDTSQLAALKTQLSDPESAEILPEIISKEPLGPVVRQGDDEWFNVVKWVLFGQINAEEYGITADNVDEMMDSDNPSVQRILGESSNMGEILGLDDDFMVEVITQVGNYGEMFERNVGPDTPLGLNRGNNELWTEGGILYAPPFR; this is translated from the coding sequence ATGAAAAAGACAATCATGACCATGGGGCTCGCAGCCACCGGGCTACTGGCCTTCGCAGGCTCAGCGCAGGCTGCCACGCTGGAGGAAGTCCGTGATGCGGGCGAAATGCGCTGCGGCGTCAGCAATGGGCTTCCCGGGTTCTCGCAACCCGACAGCAGCGGTAACTGGAGCGGTATTGACGTCGACACCTGTCGCGCCGTCGCCGCGGCAGTCCTTGGTGATGCCGATGCGGTGGAATTCATCCCACTCACGGCCGCCGAGCGATTCACCGCGTTGCAGTCGGGCGAGATCGACATGCTGTCGCGCAACACCACCTGGACCACCACCCGCGACGCATCGCTGGGGCTCAACTTTACCGGGACGAACTACTACGACGGCCAGGGCTTTCTGATCAAGACGGCGCTCGGCGTCGACAGTGCCTATGACCTCGATGGCGCAGCCGTGTGTACCCAGGCCGGCACCACGACCGAGCTCAACCTGGCCGACTTCTTCCGGGCCAATGACATGGAATACGACGCGATCGTCTTCGATACGTCCGAGGCCAGTGCGCAGGGCTTCGACAATAACCGCTGTGACGTCCTCACCTCGGACACCTCGCAGCTGGCGGCCCTGAAAACGCAGCTGTCCGATCCGGAATCCGCGGAGATCCTGCCCGAGATCATTTCCAAGGAGCCGCTGGGCCCAGTCGTCCGTCAGGGCGATGACGAGTGGTTCAACGTGGTCAAGTGGGTCCTGTTCGGTCAGATCAATGCCGAGGAGTACGGCATTACCGCGGATAACGTCGACGAGATGATGGACTCCGACAATCCCAGCGTTCAGCGCATCCTCGGCGAGTCCAGCAACATGGGCGAAATCCTCGGCCTTGATGACGACTTCATGGTCGAAGTCATCACGCAGGTGGGCAACTACGGCGAGATGTTTGAGCGTAACGTCGGACCGGATACGCCGCTCGGCCTCAACCGGGGCAACAACGAGCTTTGGACGGAGGGCGGCATCCTCTACGCACCCCCATTCCGGTAA
- a CDS encoding amino acid ABC transporter permease: MSSDQGPLRPGNPKPWNDPRVRSLVFQIIAMAAVAWVGYTLFQNTITNMESRGIKTGFGFLNETAGFGIIMSLIEYNETMTYSRTFLVGLTNTLLVSGLGILFATIVGFIVGIARLSTNWLVAKLALAYIEIFRNVPLLLQIFFWYFAVLGNLPGPRQATEVAGVAFLSNRGIIIPKPVFESGAGWMGMTLVIALIVSTTLVIWARRRQAATGRIFPAFPVSLALILGLPTLVYFLTGQPIGWDIPTFGTFRFTGGITAIPELGALLVALTIYTATFIAEIVRSGITSVSSGQTEAALALGLPPRRVLRLVVVPQALRVIIPPLTSQYLNLTKNSSLAVAIGYPDLVNVFMGTSLNQTGQAVEIVAMTMAVYLTISLSISLLMNIYNRAVALEER, encoded by the coding sequence ATGAGCAGTGATCAGGGGCCGCTTAGGCCGGGAAACCCCAAGCCCTGGAACGACCCGCGGGTCCGCTCCCTGGTATTCCAGATCATCGCGATGGCCGCCGTCGCCTGGGTCGGCTATACGCTCTTCCAGAACACAATCACCAACATGGAAAGCCGGGGTATCAAGACGGGTTTCGGGTTCCTCAACGAAACCGCGGGCTTCGGCATCATCATGAGTCTCATCGAATACAACGAGACCATGACCTACAGCCGCACCTTTCTGGTGGGACTGACGAACACGCTCCTGGTGTCCGGACTGGGCATCCTCTTCGCGACGATTGTCGGCTTTATTGTCGGTATCGCGCGGCTCTCGACCAACTGGCTGGTCGCCAAACTGGCGCTCGCCTACATTGAAATCTTCCGTAACGTACCGCTGCTGCTGCAGATTTTCTTCTGGTACTTCGCTGTGCTTGGCAACCTGCCCGGACCACGGCAGGCGACCGAGGTCGCTGGAGTCGCTTTTCTGAGCAACCGCGGCATTATTATTCCCAAGCCCGTCTTTGAATCCGGTGCGGGCTGGATGGGCATGACGCTTGTGATCGCGCTGATCGTGTCCACAACGCTCGTCATCTGGGCACGACGCCGCCAGGCCGCCACGGGTCGGATTTTCCCCGCTTTCCCGGTCTCATTGGCGCTGATTCTGGGGCTGCCGACGCTGGTCTACTTCCTCACCGGTCAGCCCATCGGGTGGGATATCCCCACATTTGGTACGTTCCGGTTTACCGGCGGCATCACAGCGATCCCGGAGCTGGGCGCCCTGCTCGTCGCACTCACGATCTATACCGCCACATTCATCGCGGAGATCGTACGCTCGGGCATTACCTCTGTGAGCAGCGGACAGACCGAGGCGGCGCTGGCGCTGGGTCTGCCACCACGGCGTGTGCTGCGACTGGTGGTTGTTCCCCAGGCGCTGCGCGTCATCATTCCACCGCTGACCAGCCAGTATCTCAACCTGACCAAAAACTCGTCGCTGGCGGTCGCGATCGGCTATCCCGATCTCGTGAACGTATTCATGGGCACCTCGCTCAACCAGACCGGCCAGGCCGTGGAGATCGTCGCGATGACGATGGCGGTCTATCTGACGATCAGTCTCAGCATCTCGCTGCTGATGAATATCTATAATCGCGCGGTCGCGCTCGAGGAGCGGTAG
- a CDS encoding amino acid ABC transporter permease translates to MATHQPLPSQSAPVVQRGIVRWLRENLFSSWLNSIVTLVVGYYLLTTLVPLIDWAFFSAVFTGAGVEACNPNSACWIFIQERFGFFMYGFYPEALRWRPTLAFVLFALAVVPPFLPLPSRVGRWAGIFGITGLPVAGYILISGGLFGLESVNTSQWGGLMLTLILAYVGIIAALPIGVALALGRRSEMPIIRGICVVFIEFWRAVPLITILFMASVMLPLFLPDGVSFDKLLRALVGITLFQAAYMAEVVRGGLQAIPRGQYEAAEALGLGYWRRMRLIILPQALKIVVPGIANTVISLFKDTTLVLIIGLFDLLGAVKSTLSDPAWNNVMAEGYLFVAFCFWVFCFGMSRYSHRIEKQLDTDHRQ, encoded by the coding sequence ATGGCCACCCATCAGCCACTCCCCAGCCAGTCAGCACCGGTGGTCCAGCGCGGCATTGTCCGTTGGTTACGCGAGAATCTGTTCTCCAGCTGGCTTAATAGCATCGTGACGCTCGTGGTGGGCTACTACCTGCTGACAACCCTGGTGCCCCTGATCGACTGGGCATTCTTCAGCGCGGTGTTCACCGGCGCGGGGGTCGAGGCCTGCAATCCCAACAGTGCCTGCTGGATCTTCATCCAGGAGCGTTTCGGCTTTTTCATGTATGGCTTCTATCCGGAGGCATTGCGCTGGCGGCCCACACTGGCCTTCGTGCTCTTTGCCCTCGCCGTTGTGCCCCCCTTTCTCCCACTGCCCTCGCGAGTGGGTCGCTGGGCCGGCATCTTTGGCATCACCGGCCTGCCGGTCGCGGGCTACATCCTCATATCCGGCGGTCTGTTCGGGCTGGAATCAGTGAATACGTCCCAGTGGGGCGGGCTGATGCTGACCCTGATCCTCGCCTACGTCGGCATCATCGCGGCGCTGCCGATCGGTGTCGCACTGGCGCTCGGCCGACGCTCAGAGATGCCCATCATCCGTGGCATCTGCGTGGTCTTCATCGAGTTCTGGCGGGCTGTACCACTGATCACCATTCTGTTCATGGCATCGGTGATGCTCCCACTCTTCCTCCCCGACGGCGTGAGCTTCGACAAGCTCCTGCGCGCGCTCGTCGGCATCACCTTATTCCAGGCCGCCTATATGGCCGAGGTGGTCCGTGGCGGGTTACAGGCAATCCCGCGGGGACAGTATGAAGCGGCAGAAGCACTGGGGTTGGGCTACTGGCGCCGGATGCGGCTGATCATCCTGCCGCAGGCACTGAAAATCGTGGTCCCGGGCATCGCCAACACGGTCATATCGCTTTTCAAAGACACGACGCTGGTTCTGATCATCGGGCTCTTCGATCTGCTGGGCGCGGTGAAATCCACGCTCAGTGATCCGGCATGGAACAATGTCATGGCGGAGGGCTATCTGTTCGTCGCCTTCTGTTTCTGGGTCTTCTGCTTTGGCATGTCCCGTTACAGCCATCGCATTGAGAAACAGCTCGATACCGATCACCGCCAGTAA
- a CDS encoding response regulator, with product MKRALIIDPDGSEQRRISHILYTLWPQIDLVSTSGIKAAYRHFGRSMPGLLITDFYLPDGSGLELIEQMRMLYPDSPRVLLTRHDDDPHLLAALRQGVSGYILKDQGSEGVAALIAAIGKGEPGLSPEITRRMMQQFEHPLVDPEGGHPSMPSSAGSAGLTQREIEVLSLLSQGWDRHRVGDALVIRPSTVAGHIKSIYLKLNVSTRAEAALAAVKLGLVDLEP from the coding sequence ATGAAGCGGGCTCTGATCATTGACCCGGATGGAAGTGAGCAGCGCCGCATCAGCCATATCCTGTACACGCTGTGGCCGCAGATTGATCTGGTCTCCACATCAGGCATCAAGGCGGCGTATCGGCACTTCGGTCGCTCGATGCCGGGACTGCTGATCACAGACTTCTACCTGCCCGATGGCTCGGGCCTGGAGCTGATCGAGCAGATGCGCATGCTCTACCCCGATTCCCCCCGGGTGCTTCTGACCCGTCACGACGATGACCCTCACCTCCTGGCGGCACTGCGACAGGGCGTGAGCGGTTACATTCTCAAGGATCAGGGGAGTGAGGGGGTCGCTGCGCTGATTGCGGCCATTGGCAAGGGTGAGCCTGGACTGTCACCGGAAATCACGCGGCGGATGATGCAGCAGTTCGAACACCCTCTCGTCGACCCTGAGGGCGGTCACCCGTCAATGCCGTCCAGTGCCGGGTCGGCAGGCCTGACCCAACGCGAGATCGAAGTCCTCTCTCTCCTCTCCCAGGGCTGGGATCGGCATCGGGTGGGCGACGCCCTGGTGATTCGTCCCTCGACCGTCGCCGGACACATCAAGTCGATCTATCTCAAACTGAATGTGTCCACCCGCGCCGAGGCAGCACTCGCAGCGGTCAAGCTCGGCCTCGTCGATCTCGAACCCTGA
- a CDS encoding Rrf2 family transcriptional regulator produces MRLSTKGRYAVTTIMDLALHQGNGPVTLADISQRQDLSLSYLEQLFAQLRRHGLVHGVRGPGGGYQLAMAADRISIAAVILAVEQRVDTTACGGDENCAEGNRCITHDLWAELSDQIEAFLGGITLADLAADPALIAASG; encoded by the coding sequence ATGCGTCTGTCCACGAAGGGGCGCTACGCGGTCACCACCATCATGGATCTGGCCCTGCACCAGGGGAATGGGCCGGTGACACTCGCCGATATCTCCCAGCGCCAGGACCTGTCGCTGTCGTATCTCGAGCAGCTTTTCGCTCAGCTGCGTCGGCACGGGTTGGTCCATGGGGTACGGGGGCCCGGCGGCGGCTACCAGCTGGCAATGGCGGCCGATCGCATCAGCATCGCGGCCGTTATCCTTGCTGTGGAGCAGCGCGTGGACACCACGGCCTGCGGCGGTGACGAGAACTGCGCCGAGGGCAATCGCTGTATCACCCACGATCTGTGGGCCGAACTCTCCGATCAGATCGAGGCCTTCCTGGGTGGGATCACGCTCGCTGATCTCGCCGCCGATCCGGCCCTCATCGCCGCCAGCGGATAA
- a CDS encoding DUF1249 domain-containing protein, with translation MMMQTGNIVAERPPHGSFAALMELYESNYIYLRRLVPQLDGRRDAQVSSVDRGPDLHLEVIERCPYTTTLMLTHRFPRAEGDESLPDLQVRIYHDARVAEVMKTDAEVSARGVLAWRWAANRFLNRWLLYCLGEGHGFPTTEGDAVILRPAARRWSV, from the coding sequence ATGATGATGCAGACCGGCAATATCGTTGCGGAACGGCCGCCACACGGCAGTTTCGCGGCGCTGATGGAGCTCTACGAAAGCAACTATATCTATCTGCGCCGACTCGTCCCTCAGCTCGACGGCCGGCGCGATGCGCAGGTCTCGAGTGTTGACCGCGGGCCTGATCTGCACCTCGAAGTGATCGAGCGCTGCCCATATACGACCACGCTGATGCTGACCCACCGCTTTCCCCGGGCGGAGGGCGACGAGTCGTTGCCCGATCTGCAAGTCCGCATCTATCACGACGCCCGGGTGGCTGAGGTGATGAAGACCGACGCCGAGGTTTCGGCGCGGGGAGTGCTGGCGTGGCGCTGGGCGGCCAATCGCTTCCTCAATCGCTGGCTGCTGTATTGTCTGGGCGAGGGGCATGGGTTTCCCACGACCGAGGGGGATGCGGTCATCCTGCGGCCAGCGGCACGTCGCTGGTCGGTCTGA
- a CDS encoding pyruvate, water dikinase regulatory protein: MSDPRSVFFISDRTGITAETLGQSLLTQFALDCSPVSMPFTDSPEAVDAAIERIEAAGRRNQSRPIVFSTIIDAGLRNRLRRVNAVVLDFFDTFIGPLESELGMESSHTIGRSHGIADPGAYKLRIDAMNYALSADDGAAVRHYEQADVILVGVSRCGKTPTCIYMALQYGIYAANYPLTDDDLLSGRLPEVLRPYRQRVYALTIRPERLAQIRAERRANTRYASLRQCQYETVRAEGLFHQEKLPFSNTTTMSIEEIAAMIIQSRQLPRRLY, translated from the coding sequence ATGTCTGACCCGCGTAGCGTTTTCTTTATCTCCGATCGCACCGGCATCACCGCCGAGACGCTCGGCCAGAGTCTGTTGACCCAATTTGCGCTCGACTGCTCACCGGTCAGCATGCCGTTCACCGACAGCCCCGAGGCGGTTGATGCCGCGATCGAGCGGATCGAGGCGGCGGGGCGACGCAACCAGTCGCGGCCGATTGTGTTCAGCACGATCATCGACGCGGGTCTGCGTAATCGCCTGCGCCGGGTAAACGCCGTCGTGCTGGACTTCTTTGACACCTTCATCGGACCGCTGGAAAGTGAACTGGGTATGGAGTCGAGCCATACCATCGGCCGCAGCCATGGCATTGCTGACCCCGGGGCGTACAAGCTACGCATTGATGCCATGAACTACGCCCTCTCCGCTGACGATGGCGCGGCTGTGCGCCATTATGAACAGGCAGACGTGATTCTGGTGGGTGTGTCGCGCTGCGGCAAGACGCCGACCTGTATCTACATGGCGCTGCAGTACGGGATCTATGCCGCCAACTACCCGCTGACCGATGATGACCTGTTGAGTGGTCGGTTGCCGGAGGTGCTGCGGCCGTATCGCCAGCGGGTGTATGCGCTCACGATCCGGCCCGAGCGACTGGCCCAGATCCGGGCCGAGCGGCGCGCCAACACCCGCTACGCATCGCTGCGCCAGTGCCAGTATGAGACCGTCCGCGCCGAGGGGCTCTTTCACCAAGAGAAACTGCCTTTTTCGAACACAACGACCATGTCCATCGAGGAGATCGCCGCCATGATCATTCAGTCCCGCCAATTACCGCGGCGACTGTATTAA
- the ppsA gene encoding phosphoenolpyruvate synthase: MSEYVVWFESLGMNDVERVGGKNASLGEMISNLSDAGVQVPGGFATTAQAYWDFLDESGLRPRIEAALEGLDIDDVQELARVGARIREMIIETPFPAPLHDAITTAWHQLVERARKTDLSVAVRSSATAEDLPDASFAGQQETFLNVRGLDDVMRTIRDVFASLFNDRAISYRVHHNFAHAKVALSAGIQEMARTDIGASGVMFTMDTESGFRDVVFVTASNGLGETVVQGSVNPDEFYVHKATLAAGRPAVLRRMLGEKAIKMVYDDDPSSDETVQIIENPEADRMRFCLTDEEVESLGRQAMTIEAHYGRPMDIEWGKDGETGRLYILQARPETVKSRDGGQSLQRYQLHERGQVMVEGRAIGQRIGAGRARVVDDLNDMHTVEAGDVLVTDMTDPDWEPIMKRASAIVTNRGGRTCHAAIIARELGIPAVVGTGNGTDRLHDGTEVTVSSAEGDTGYIYRGIQDFEIRNIELGNMPELPFKIMMNVGNPDRAFDFAQLPNAGVGLARLEFIINRMIGIHPRALLEYDQQSDDLKAVIDNQIAGYDDPVGFYVDKLAEGISTLAASFADQPVIVRMSDFKSNEYANLIGGEAYEPEEENPMIGFRGASRYISDDFRPCFELECRALRKVREEMGLTNVWIMIPFVRTPEEGRQVVDLLAQNGLEKGKDGLKVIMMCELPSNAVLADEFLEIFDGYSIGSNDLTQLTLGLDRDSGLIAHLFEERDPAVKALLHMAIQAANRAGKYVGICGQGPSDHPDLARWLMEEGIDSISLNPDSVVETWLYLGGETT, translated from the coding sequence GTGAGCGAATACGTAGTCTGGTTCGAGTCGCTGGGCATGAATGATGTCGAGCGCGTTGGCGGCAAGAATGCCTCCCTCGGGGAGATGATCAGCAATCTATCCGATGCCGGCGTGCAGGTACCGGGCGGATTCGCGACGACCGCACAGGCTTACTGGGATTTCCTTGACGAGAGCGGCCTGAGACCGCGGATTGAGGCCGCCCTCGAGGGGCTTGATATCGACGATGTCCAGGAACTCGCCCGGGTGGGCGCGAGGATCCGTGAGATGATTATCGAGACGCCCTTCCCCGCCCCGCTGCATGATGCAATCACCACCGCGTGGCATCAGCTCGTCGAACGGGCACGAAAAACCGATCTATCGGTGGCGGTACGCTCCTCAGCGACGGCCGAGGACCTGCCAGACGCCTCCTTTGCCGGGCAGCAGGAGACCTTCCTCAATGTCCGCGGTCTTGATGATGTGATGCGCACCATCCGCGACGTCTTCGCCTCATTGTTCAACGATCGGGCGATTTCCTACCGCGTCCACCACAACTTCGCGCATGCCAAGGTGGCACTGTCCGCTGGCATCCAGGAGATGGCGCGCACCGATATCGGCGCCTCGGGAGTGATGTTCACCATGGACACCGAGTCGGGTTTCCGCGATGTGGTGTTCGTGACCGCCTCCAACGGCCTGGGCGAGACGGTTGTTCAGGGGTCGGTCAACCCGGACGAATTCTACGTCCATAAGGCCACCCTCGCCGCCGGTCGCCCGGCGGTCCTGCGGCGGATGCTGGGCGAAAAGGCCATCAAGATGGTCTATGACGATGACCCCAGCAGCGATGAAACCGTGCAGATCATCGAGAACCCCGAAGCCGACCGGATGCGATTCTGTCTGACCGATGAGGAGGTGGAGTCCCTCGGCCGGCAGGCCATGACCATCGAGGCCCATTATGGCCGCCCGATGGATATTGAGTGGGGCAAGGACGGCGAGACCGGACGCCTCTATATCCTCCAGGCCCGCCCAGAGACGGTCAAAAGCCGTGACGGCGGTCAGAGCCTCCAGCGCTATCAGCTCCATGAGCGTGGCCAGGTGATGGTCGAGGGACGTGCTATCGGGCAGCGTATCGGCGCGGGGCGTGCCCGTGTGGTGGACGACCTTAACGACATGCACACCGTTGAGGCGGGGGATGTACTGGTCACTGACATGACGGATCCCGACTGGGAGCCGATCATGAAGCGTGCCTCGGCGATCGTCACCAATCGCGGTGGGCGTACCTGCCACGCGGCGATCATCGCCCGTGAGCTGGGCATTCCGGCAGTGGTGGGGACCGGGAATGGCACCGACCGCCTGCACGACGGCACCGAGGTGACGGTGTCCAGCGCCGAGGGCGATACGGGCTACATCTACCGCGGCATCCAGGATTTCGAGATACGCAACATCGAGCTCGGCAATATGCCGGAGCTGCCATTCAAGATCATGATGAACGTGGGCAACCCCGACCGGGCCTTCGATTTCGCTCAGCTGCCGAATGCCGGCGTTGGCCTGGCGCGGCTCGAGTTCATCATCAACCGGATGATCGGTATCCACCCGCGCGCACTGCTCGAATATGACCAGCAGTCCGATGACCTCAAAGCGGTGATCGACAACCAGATCGCTGGCTATGATGATCCGGTCGGCTTCTATGTCGATAAGCTCGCCGAGGGCATCAGCACCCTCGCGGCAAGCTTCGCCGATCAGCCAGTGATCGTGCGGATGTCAGACTTCAAGTCCAACGAATACGCCAACCTCATCGGCGGCGAGGCCTACGAACCCGAGGAGGAAAACCCGATGATCGGGTTTCGCGGGGCCTCACGCTACATATCCGATGATTTCCGCCCATGCTTCGAACTCGAGTGCCGCGCATTGCGCAAGGTCCGTGAGGAAATGGGGCTGACCAATGTCTGGATCATGATTCCGTTCGTGCGCACACCCGAGGAGGGACGTCAGGTCGTGGATCTGCTCGCGCAGAATGGCCTCGAGAAAGGCAAGGATGGGCTGAAGGTCATCATGATGTGCGAGCTGCCGTCTAATGCGGTACTTGCCGATGAGTTCCTGGAGATCTTTGACGGCTATTCCATCGGCTCCAACGACCTCACTCAGCTGACGCTGGGACTGGACCGCGACTCGGGTCTGATCGCACATCTGTTTGAAGAGCGTGATCCCGCCGTCAAGGCGTTGCTGCATATGGCCATTCAGGCGGCTAATCGCGCGGGCAAGTACGTCGGCATCTGTGGCCAGGGACCGTCCGATCATCCCGACCTCGCGCGCTGGCTGATGGAGGAAGGTATCGACAGCATTTCCCTTAATCCGGACAGCGTGGTCGAGACCTGGCTGTACCTCGGCGGTGAGACGACTTGA
- a CDS encoding sulfurtransferase, whose translation MAEIMPPVITPEHLVAHLGNSDLQVVFVGDGAVYTQGHIEGATCIRYSDLVTRRPPASGALPDASDLAVVLGEAGITPSTHVIAYDASGGGAASRLLWTLDCLGHWHWSLLDGGLGAWQAEGRALVSGPPETDTGTAPYPAALDHGFARADADYIQAHLDDPDVMIVDARSPAEYRGEVVRAQRNGHIPGAVNLEWTDNVDPDRDGRLRPAAALMQDYADLGVTPDHEIVTHCQTHHRSALTYVVLRSLGFKRVRGYDGSWSEWGNDPSRPVSTATDD comes from the coding sequence ATGGCCGAAATCATGCCACCGGTGATCACCCCGGAGCACCTCGTCGCGCACCTCGGTAACAGCGACCTGCAAGTGGTTTTCGTCGGAGACGGAGCGGTCTACACCCAGGGCCATATCGAGGGCGCGACCTGCATCCGCTATAGCGATCTCGTCACTCGCCGGCCACCGGCCAGTGGCGCCCTGCCAGACGCATCAGACCTGGCCGTTGTGCTGGGAGAGGCGGGCATCACGCCATCAACGCATGTCATCGCGTATGATGCCAGCGGCGGCGGCGCCGCCTCGCGTCTGCTCTGGACGCTCGACTGTCTAGGCCACTGGCACTGGTCACTGCTCGATGGCGGGTTAGGCGCCTGGCAGGCTGAAGGGCGGGCGCTGGTCAGTGGCCCGCCAGAGACAGACACTGGCACGGCACCTTACCCGGCGGCGTTGGACCATGGCTTTGCGCGCGCGGATGCGGACTATATCCAGGCCCACCTGGACGACCCCGATGTCATGATCGTGGATGCGCGATCGCCAGCGGAATACCGTGGTGAGGTTGTGCGTGCACAGCGCAATGGCCATATCCCCGGTGCCGTCAACCTCGAGTGGACCGACAATGTCGATCCTGACCGCGATGGCCGCCTGCGCCCCGCAGCCGCCTTAATGCAGGATTACGCCGACCTCGGCGTCACGCCTGACCATGAGATCGTCACCCACTGCCAGACTCACCATCGATCGGCGTTGACCTATGTCGTCCTGCGATCCCTGGGCTTTAAGAGGGTGCGCGGCTATGACGGCTCGTGGTCGGAATGGGGCAACGATCCAAGCCGACCGGTCAGCACAGCGACAGACGACTGA
- the orn gene encoding oligoribonuclease: MLYSANNLIWIDLEMTGLDVDNDQVIEIATIVTDAELNILAEGPVLAIHQPEPVLDGMDQWNQSQHGGSGLIERVRQSRVDESEAERQTLRFLEQWVPAGVSPMCGNSICQDRRFLHRVMPELMRYFHYRHIDVSTLKELARRWMPAAVDSSQKNATHLALDDIRDSINELRHYRSQFLCEAARGR; encoded by the coding sequence ATGCTCTATTCGGCGAATAACCTCATCTGGATCGATCTGGAAATGACCGGTCTTGACGTCGACAACGACCAGGTCATCGAGATCGCCACGATCGTCACCGATGCCGAGCTTAATATCCTCGCTGAGGGACCGGTGCTGGCGATCCACCAGCCCGAGCCGGTCCTTGACGGAATGGATCAGTGGAATCAAAGCCAGCATGGCGGTTCGGGTCTGATTGAGCGGGTCCGCCAGAGTCGCGTCGATGAGTCGGAGGCCGAGCGCCAGACACTGCGTTTTCTCGAGCAATGGGTGCCGGCGGGCGTGTCGCCGATGTGTGGTAACAGCATCTGTCAGGATCGTCGTTTCCTCCACCGAGTAATGCCCGAGCTCATGCGCTACTTCCACTACCGCCATATCGATGTGAGCACCCTCAAGGAGCTCGCGCGGCGCTGGATGCCTGCAGCGGTCGACAGTAGCCAGAAAAACGCCACCCACCTGGCGCTGGATGATATCCGCGACTCAATCAACGAGCTGCGTCACTACCGGTCACAGTTCCTCTGCGAGGCCGCTCGCGGCCGATGA
- the rsgA gene encoding ribosome small subunit-dependent GTPase A, whose product MNESTARVVMGSGDHCLVADPDGSLHRCRPRRRRDPRPVCGDRVEWSADSPDGWIDVIQPRRNLIERGDFRGRPRGLAANIDRIVLVVAPEPVPDALLVDRYIVLSEALDIPLMLWCHKQDLASSAQSMPMRAIQRRFEAMGIPMMTGSTHDPEALNRLRTATRGETLILVGQSGVGKSSITQALVPTASLRIGQISASSGQGRHTTSETTLFDRPDGGALIDSPGVRTLRLDHLQPGAVDAAYPVIAEATRRCRFNDCRHGSEPDCGIRAGLAAGHIDPEALQRWQRLRQETRG is encoded by the coding sequence ATGAATGAATCGACGGCCCGCGTCGTGATGGGCAGCGGCGACCACTGTCTGGTTGCCGACCCCGACGGCAGCCTGCATCGCTGCCGGCCCCGCCGTCGCCGTGATCCGCGACCGGTCTGTGGTGACCGGGTGGAGTGGAGCGCCGATTCCCCCGACGGCTGGATCGACGTGATCCAGCCCCGTCGTAATCTGATCGAGCGCGGTGATTTTCGCGGGCGGCCGCGGGGGTTGGCCGCGAACATCGACCGGATTGTTCTGGTCGTCGCCCCCGAGCCGGTCCCCGATGCCCTGCTGGTGGATCGATATATCGTCCTCAGTGAGGCCCTCGATATCCCGTTAATGCTCTGGTGTCACAAACAGGATCTGGCTTCGAGCGCTCAATCAATGCCAATGCGAGCGATCCAGCGACGCTTTGAAGCCATGGGCATTCCGATGATGACCGGCAGTACACACGATCCCGAGGCCCTGAACCGATTGAGGACCGCCACCCGTGGCGAGACCCTGATTCTTGTGGGCCAGTCCGGTGTCGGTAAGTCATCCATCACGCAGGCCCTGGTCCCGACAGCAAGCTTGAGAATCGGACAGATATCGGCCAGCAGCGGTCAGGGCCGGCATACCACCAGCGAGACAACGCTATTCGATCGCCCCGACGGGGGTGCCCTGATCGACTCACCAGGCGTGCGCACGTTGCGTCTTGATCATCTGCAGCCAGGTGCCGTCGACGCCGCCTATCCAGTGATCGCTGAGGCGACCCGACGCTGCCGGTTCAATGACTGCCGCCACGGCAGCGAACCGGACTGCGGTATCCGCGCGGGTCTTGCAGCTGGCCATATCGACCCAGAGGCCCTGCAACGCTGGCAGCGGCTGCGTCAGGAAACCCGCGGATGA